Proteins found in one Kiloniellales bacterium genomic segment:
- the rpmA gene encoding 50S ribosomal protein L27, whose amino-acid sequence MAHKKAGGSSRNGRDSAGRRLGVKKYGGEIVIPGNIIVRQRGTKFHPGENVGMGRDHTIFALTGGTVAFRTKAGGRTYVSVEPQT is encoded by the coding sequence ATGGCCCACAAGAAAGCAGGCGGTTCTTCGCGCAACGGGCGCGACTCCGCCGGACGCCGGCTCGGCGTCAAGAAGTACGGCGGCGAGATCGTCATCCCCGGCAACATCATCGTGCGCCAGCGCGGCACCAAGTTCCATCCCGGCGAGAACGTCGGCATGGGCCGCGATCACACGATCTTCGCGCTGACCGGGGGCACGGTGGCCTTCCGGACCAAGGCCGGCGGCCGGACCTACGTCTCGGTGGAGCCGCAGACCTGA
- a CDS encoding DUF1289 domain-containing protein, whose amino-acid sequence MALASPCVGICKLDDTTGWCLGCARSGDEIAGWRGQTDPWRAAVWEALPERLRALGVTCRRLPWKTEEIRTFATRSLRSATGTWVIGVVGALAEFSTTPGDRVGVETDGGRIEASNSGGNLRFLIDERVRALTFDPPDTPVDRQRVVLAVKRERGRLTAAAALADLGPDSAAIRREDREQRLYDLGLGREEARFCVRCGTGAAQDALAGATGDALAAAMPSLAPILLRDSPARVVESALGRIEVLTPIPEPGGRSPAGPHTHLLPDHLATERALPVGMELPSAYLPGAIFYPAA is encoded by the coding sequence GTGGCATTGGCAAGCCCCTGCGTCGGAATCTGCAAGCTCGACGACACCACCGGCTGGTGTCTGGGCTGCGCCCGCAGCGGCGACGAGATCGCCGGATGGCGCGGCCAGACCGACCCATGGCGCGCCGCGGTCTGGGAAGCGCTGCCGGAGCGGCTCCGGGCTCTCGGCGTGACCTGCCGACGTCTGCCCTGGAAGACCGAAGAGATCCGGACCTTCGCCACCCGCAGCCTGCGCAGCGCCACCGGGACGTGGGTCATCGGCGTCGTCGGAGCGCTCGCTGAGTTCAGCACCACGCCGGGCGACCGCGTCGGCGTTGAAACGGACGGTGGCCGCATCGAGGCCTCCAATTCCGGCGGGAACCTAAGGTTTCTGATCGACGAGCGGGTGCGCGCGCTCACCTTCGACCCGCCCGACACGCCGGTGGATCGCCAGCGGGTCGTCCTCGCGGTGAAGCGGGAGCGCGGGCGTTTGACTGCGGCCGCGGCGCTGGCCGATCTCGGCCCCGACAGCGCCGCGATCAGGCGCGAGGATCGGGAACAGCGCCTCTACGACCTGGGGCTCGGACGCGAGGAGGCGCGTTTCTGCGTCCGCTGCGGCACCGGGGCGGCCCAGGACGCGCTCGCCGGCGCGACCGGCGACGCCCTGGCGGCGGCCATGCCGAGCCTCGCGCCGATCCTGCTGCGAGACAGCCCGGCGCGCGTGGTGGAGAGCGCTCTGGGGCGCATCGAGGTTCTGACGCCAATCCCCGAACCCGGCGGGCGGTCACCCGCGGGGCCGCACACCCATCTGCTGCCGGATCACCTCGCCACGGAGCGGGCCCTGCCTGTGGGCATGGAACTCCCGAGCGCCTACCTGCCGGGGGCGATCTTCTATCCGGCCGCCTGA
- a CDS encoding RES family NAD+ phosphorylase: MTGAAPIPVSAVAWRGAVRIIRSLYPPIDLFEDIADPADWPLLISAEQKTNPRLMETIGTLDLVPEARRVGGPGASFLMASFTHVSADRPTRFSAGAYGVLYVGDRFEVALLETVYHHGRFMARTGEAAGWTSQFREIVLEVSAELHDLRIDAAAHAAALDPDDYAAAQAMGARLRADGSEGIVYPSVRCAGGECAGLFYPDLAASPVQGRHLDYHWDGERVDLYRDIGSGEVYRIV; this comes from the coding sequence GTGACCGGGGCCGCGCCGATCCCGGTCTCCGCCGTCGCGTGGCGGGGCGCCGTGCGCATCATCCGGAGCCTCTATCCGCCGATCGATCTCTTCGAGGACATCGCCGATCCGGCCGACTGGCCGCTCCTGATCTCGGCCGAGCAGAAGACCAACCCCCGGCTGATGGAGACGATCGGCACCCTCGATCTGGTCCCGGAGGCGCGGCGGGTCGGCGGGCCGGGCGCCAGCTTCCTGATGGCGTCCTTCACCCATGTCAGCGCCGACCGCCCGACCCGCTTCAGCGCCGGCGCCTACGGCGTGCTCTATGTCGGCGACCGTTTCGAGGTCGCCCTGCTCGAGACGGTCTACCACCACGGCCGCTTCATGGCCCGGACCGGAGAAGCCGCTGGCTGGACCTCCCAGTTCCGCGAGATCGTGCTCGAGGTGAGCGCCGAGCTCCACGACCTGCGCATCGACGCGGCGGCCCACGCCGCGGCGCTCGATCCCGACGACTACGCCGCCGCCCAGGCAATGGGCGCCCGCCTGCGCGCGGACGGCAGCGAAGGGATCGTCTACCCGAGCGTGCGCTGCGCGGGCGGCGAGTGCGCCGGCCTGTTCTACCCGGACCTGGCCGCCAGCCCGGTGCAGGGCCGGCACCTCGACTACCACTGGGACGGCGAACGGGTCGACCTCTACCGCGACATCGGCTCCGGGGAAGTGTATCGGATCGTCTGA
- a CDS encoding MbcA/ParS/Xre antitoxin family protein: protein MRHLVPVDTRPRAFAPAPITDEEAAAMFRAALTLFRHWAVTDEQAARLLDLPLRTYRRWKVQGAKRITRDGKARLSNIMGIHKALRLIFRAPERAYAWIKAPNEAFGGRSALDVMLGGELTDLMRVRRYLDAERGGW from the coding sequence ATGCGCCACCTGGTGCCCGTCGATACCCGCCCCCGCGCCTTCGCGCCCGCGCCGATCACCGACGAGGAGGCGGCGGCCATGTTCCGCGCCGCGCTCACCCTGTTCCGCCACTGGGCGGTGACCGACGAGCAGGCCGCACGCCTGCTCGACCTGCCGCTCCGGACCTATCGCCGCTGGAAGGTCCAAGGCGCAAAGCGGATCACGCGCGACGGCAAGGCGCGGCTGTCCAACATCATGGGCATCCATAAGGCGCTGCGCCTGATCTTCCGCGCGCCCGAGCGGGCCTATGCCTGGATCAAGGCGCCCAACGAGGCCTTCGGCGGGCGTTCGGCGCTCGACGTCATGCTGGGCGGCGAGCTGACCGACCTGATGCGCGTGCGCCGCTATCTCGACGCGGAACGCGGCGGCTGGTGA
- a CDS encoding DUF2269 family protein, whose product MVPLRKTLKILHTLAACGLIGGLLGYMVLLAWAPQGTPAAYADLRQSIAALSSYILVPSLAVALISGLLSMAVHQPYLDKRWAWVKAAMGIIMFKGVLTIAGFKAGPAADLARRIAEGEDAVARLDEVIAYEWSALIVILALSVANVILGVWRPRLERRQEVERRPEPLAKPKSAPADEERARPAA is encoded by the coding sequence ATGGTGCCGCTGCGCAAGACTCTGAAGATCCTGCACACGCTGGCCGCCTGCGGCCTGATCGGCGGCCTGCTCGGCTACATGGTCCTGCTGGCCTGGGCGCCGCAGGGAACGCCGGCGGCCTACGCGGACCTCAGGCAGTCGATCGCGGCGCTCAGCAGCTATATCCTGGTGCCGTCCCTGGCGGTCGCCCTGATCTCCGGCCTGCTCTCCATGGCGGTGCACCAGCCCTACCTCGACAAGCGCTGGGCCTGGGTCAAGGCGGCCATGGGCATCATCATGTTCAAGGGCGTGCTGACGATCGCCGGGTTCAAGGCCGGACCCGCGGCCGATCTCGCGCGGCGGATCGCCGAGGGCGAGGACGCGGTGGCGCGGCTCGACGAGGTGATCGCCTACGAGTGGTCGGCGCTGATCGTGATCCTGGCGCTGTCGGTTGCCAATGTGATCCTCGGGGTCTGGCGCCCGCGGCTCGAGCGCCGGCAGGAGGTGGAACGGAGGCCGGAGCCGCTTGCGAAGCCGAAGAGCGCGCCAGCCGATGAGGAGCGCGCCCGGCCCGCGGCCTGA